The nucleotide window CTGGGTCTCAGCACCATCGCCATCCTGATCGCCGGCGGTGCCGCCGCCGCAAGCCGCCAGCACCAGGGCAGCAAAGAGCACCAAGCCAAAAATCAACAGTCGGGAAAACCGCCAACGGCGGAAAACGTCCATCGAAATCCTCCCCATGCAATCTTCAGCGGCGCATTTGCACCGGAGAAGCGCGTAAATTTGTTGAGCCCGACCAATTAGGATATGGAGGTTCCTTCCCGATGATTACCAAATCACCTTCTCTTTAGCGGGGCCAAAAGGACCGGACGATGTGGGCCGACGAATGCTCCCCCAAGGAAATGAGGGTCAGGGGCTTGTACCAATAGCCGGGGAACAGCCGGCGGGCCACCTTCCCCGGACTCCAGCCCAAGGCCGCCAGCCTGTGCACTTCCCCCTGAATTCGCTCCAATGCCTGGAGCTTGGCCCGCAGCGCCTCCTTTCCGCCTTCAACCCTGCCGGCATGGGCACAGAACAACTCTTGGAAATCCAACTCCAATACCCGGGCGATGGACTCCATGAGCAAAGGCATGGATTCGTGCCGCGTGACCGTGACCACCTTGGTGCCCAGGAACAAGTCGCCGCTGAACAGCCAGCCCCTGTCGGGCTCGTAGAGAGCTATGTGATCAGGGGCGTGGCCGGGGGTGGGGATCACGTGGAAGGTGTAATGCTCTGTCTCCACCCTGAGTCCGAGGGGCTGGGCGGGGAAGGGCTCGGGCCGGCCCGACAAGGTGCGCCGGTACCAGGCAAACCGCAGGGGAGCCCCGGCCGCTTCCACATATTCGGGATGGCAGTAGATGGGGATGCCCTCGGCGGCCAGCGGCGCGGCCATGCCGCAATGATCCTCGTGGAGATGGGTCAAAACTACCCGCTCCACCGGCG belongs to Sphingobacteriaceae bacterium and includes:
- a CDS encoding MBL fold metallo-hydrolase; its protein translation is MYQRETFGPVTAGAGLLQKGRMSMPVYVYYVDGLLIDTGARVLGDGLRRFLADLPPVERVVLTHLHEDHCGMAAPLAAEGIPIYCHPEYVEAAGAPLRFAWYRRTLSGRPEPFPAQPLGLRVETEHYTFHVIPTPGHAPDHIALYEPDRGWLFSGDLFLGTKVVTVTRHESMPLLMESIARVLELDFQELFCAHAGRVEGGKEALRAKLQALERIQGEVHRLAALGWSPGKVARRLFPGYWYKPLTLISLGEHSSAHIVRSFWPR